In one window of Pseudomonas putida DNA:
- a CDS encoding urease accessory protein UreF: protein MSSDLALLRLLQLASPGLPVGGFTYSQGLEWAVEAGWVRDTAGFCAWQREQLHDTLGCLDWPLLARLYRACQDDDAEAFARWTQFLLANRETAELRLEERQRGSALARLLDGWQLAQAPAWRESIELSQLGGMAWLGAHWSIPLRDLALGHGFAWLEGAVMAGVKLVPFGQQAAQTLLRDLGAELPAVLDQALTLGDDELGGGLPLLAIASSRHETQYTRLFRS from the coding sequence ATGAGCAGCGACCTGGCGCTGTTGCGTCTGCTGCAACTGGCGAGCCCGGGCCTGCCGGTGGGTGGTTTCACCTACTCGCAAGGTCTGGAGTGGGCCGTCGAGGCCGGTTGGGTGCGTGACACGGCCGGCTTTTGTGCCTGGCAGCGTGAGCAGTTGCACGACACCCTGGGCTGTCTCGACTGGCCGTTGCTGGCGCGCCTCTACCGCGCATGCCAGGACGATGATGCCGAGGCCTTCGCACGCTGGACCCAGTTTCTGCTGGCCAACCGCGAGACGGCCGAGCTGCGGCTTGAAGAACGCCAGCGGGGCAGCGCCCTGGCGCGGCTGCTCGATGGCTGGCAACTGGCCCAGGCGCCGGCCTGGCGTGAGAGCATCGAGCTATCCCAGCTCGGTGGCATGGCCTGGCTGGGCGCGCACTGGTCGATCCCGCTGCGCGACCTGGCCCTCGGCCATGGCTTCGCCTGGCTTGAAGGCGCCGTCATGGCCGGGGTCAAGCTGGTGCCTTTCGGCCAGCAGGCGGCCCAGACCTTGCTGCGCGACTTGGGCGCCGAGTTGCCCGCCGTGCTCGACCAGGCTCTGACCCTTGGCGATGACGAACTGGGCGGCGGCCTGCCGCTGCTGGCCATTGCCTCGTCACGACACGAAACCCAATACACCCGTTTGTTCCGTTCCTGA
- a CDS encoding HupE/UreJ family protein produces MKKALALALLMIALPAFAHPGHDNNPLQDGLLHPLTGLDHLLMLLGTGVLAALTRRNLSLPLATLSAMFGGAVLGHLFGDLVGVETMISISLVVAACAMLLPNRQVLLALAMPVFALFHGWAHGVEATPSAFWMFSAGFVTVSALLLVVGFGVGCLLRRHSKLQKLFGGGLLAGAAFVLAG; encoded by the coding sequence ATGAAAAAAGCCCTTGCCCTGGCGTTACTGATGATTGCCTTGCCAGCCTTCGCCCACCCCGGCCACGACAACAACCCGCTGCAGGATGGCCTGCTGCACCCGCTGACAGGCCTGGACCACCTGCTCATGCTGCTGGGTACCGGCGTATTGGCCGCGCTGACCCGACGCAACCTGAGCTTGCCCCTGGCCACGCTCTCGGCGATGTTCGGCGGCGCGGTGCTGGGGCATCTGTTCGGTGACCTGGTCGGTGTCGAAACGATGATCTCCATTTCGCTGGTGGTGGCCGCCTGCGCCATGCTGCTGCCCAACCGCCAGGTGCTGCTGGCCCTGGCCATGCCGGTGTTCGCCCTGTTCCATGGCTGGGCCCACGGCGTGGAAGCGACGCCCAGCGCGTTCTGGATGTTCAGTGCAGGCTTCGTCACCGTCAGTGCGCTGCTGCTGGTGGTCGGGTTCGGCGTAGGCTGTCTGCTGCGCCGCCACAGCAAGCTGCAGAAGCTGTTCGGTGGTGGCTTGCTGGCCGGCGCCGCGTTCGTGCTGGCCGGCTGA
- the ureE gene encoding urease accessory protein UreE, with protein MIVLTRRVVEAASVTGTVTLDVDSRIKSRLRVTLDDGRDAGLMLERGHLLRGGELLADADGQHLVQVLAAPERVSTVRCADPLLLARAAYHLGNRHVPLQIEAGFLRYQHDHVLDEMVRGLGLEVLIEQAPFEPEAGAYQSAPHGHAHDHPFVRL; from the coding sequence ATGATTGTCCTGACCCGCCGTGTCGTCGAGGCTGCCTCGGTCACCGGTACTGTCACCCTGGATGTGGACAGCCGAATCAAGAGCCGCCTGCGCGTGACCCTCGACGATGGCCGCGATGCCGGCCTGATGCTTGAGCGCGGCCATCTGCTGCGCGGTGGCGAACTGCTCGCCGATGCCGATGGCCAGCATCTGGTGCAGGTGCTGGCGGCACCGGAGCGTGTGTCCACGGTGCGCTGCGCCGATCCGTTGTTGCTGGCGCGTGCGGCCTATCACCTGGGCAATCGCCATGTGCCGTTGCAGATCGAGGCCGGCTTTTTGCGCTACCAGCATGATCATGTGCTGGACGAAATGGTGCGCGGCCTGGGCCTTGAGGTGCTGATCGAGCAGGCGCCGTTCGAGCCGGAGGCTGGCGCCTACCAGAGCGCCCCTCACGGCCACGCCCACGATCATCCCTTCGTTCGCCTGTAA